From the Halalkalicoccus sp. CGA53 genome, one window contains:
- a CDS encoding VOC family protein yields MRRDESLPTGSHPGRVSLRVNDLDRASVFYTDVVGLVVEDRESGRPTLGTGERPLLELVEDPDAPKRTEREAGLFHTAFLVPSRKALADALERLDSHWRLTGASDHLVSEALYTRDPEGNGVEIYCDRERSEWPETDDGTPGIDTLPLDLEELRALDAGEETLPRGTRIGHVHLEVSSLDESGAFYADDLGLDVRQAVGDSALFLAVGDYHHHLALNTWNRRSDPPKGRGLASFELVVPDRDTLERIAERVPGDSIASASETALELEDPDGIRVSVTTAGY; encoded by the coding sequence ATGAGACGGGACGAGAGTCTCCCGACGGGATCGCACCCCGGACGGGTCTCGCTCAGGGTAAACGACCTCGACCGGGCGAGTGTGTTCTACACGGACGTCGTGGGACTGGTGGTCGAGGACCGCGAGAGCGGGCGACCGACGCTCGGTACCGGCGAACGGCCACTCCTCGAACTGGTGGAGGACCCGGACGCACCGAAGCGAACTGAACGCGAGGCCGGACTCTTTCACACGGCGTTTCTCGTCCCGTCTCGGAAGGCGTTGGCCGACGCGCTCGAACGGCTCGACTCGCACTGGCGGCTCACCGGCGCGTCCGATCACCTCGTGAGCGAAGCGCTCTACACCCGCGACCCGGAGGGAAACGGCGTCGAGATCTACTGCGACCGGGAGCGAAGCGAGTGGCCCGAGACGGACGACGGAACCCCGGGGATCGACACGCTCCCGCTGGACCTCGAAGAGTTGCGTGCGCTCGACGCTGGCGAGGAGACCCTCCCGAGGGGAACGAGGATCGGTCACGTCCACCTCGAGGTCTCCTCGCTCGACGAATCGGGGGCGTTCTACGCCGACGACCTCGGATTGGACGTGCGACAGGCAGTCGGGGACTCGGCGCTCTTTCTCGCCGTCGGCGACTACCACCACCACCTCGCGCTCAACACGTGGAACCGTCGGTCGGACCCCCCGAAAGGGAGAGGTCTCGCATCGTTCGAACTCGTCGTTCCCGACCGGGACACCCTCGAGCGGATAGCGGAGCGAGTGCCCGGCGACTCGATCGCCTCGGCCTCCGAAACCGCACTCGAACTGGAGGACCCGGACGGGATCCGCGTCTCGGTCACGACGGCCGGCTATTGA
- a CDS encoding MOSC domain-containing protein: MSGRIVAIHVAPGQGAPVEGRDWIYAVAGRGLEGDRYFDDEGTFRERDGSDLTLIEREAIDAVEREYGIALEPGVHRRNITTRGIALNHLVGERFRVGSALCEGVELCEPCSYLERHLQTQGVREALVHRGGLRARVLEGGRIEPGEAVTGPDSE, translated from the coding sequence ATGAGCGGGCGGATCGTCGCGATCCACGTCGCCCCGGGACAGGGCGCGCCGGTCGAGGGGCGAGACTGGATCTACGCGGTCGCCGGCCGGGGGCTCGAGGGCGACCGCTACTTCGACGACGAGGGGACCTTCCGCGAGCGAGACGGGAGCGACCTCACGCTGATCGAACGCGAGGCCATCGACGCCGTCGAACGCGAGTACGGTATCGCCCTCGAACCGGGCGTTCATCGGCGGAACATCACGACGAGGGGGATCGCGCTCAACCACCTCGTCGGCGAGCGGTTTCGGGTGGGGAGTGCGCTCTGTGAGGGCGTCGAACTCTGTGAACCGTGTTCGTACCTCGAACGCCACCTCCAGACCCAGGGGGTTCGGGAGGCGCTCGTTCACCGGGGCGGCCTGCGAGCCCGGGTCCTCGAGGGAGGACGGATCGAACCCGGTGAGGCGGTGACAGGGCCGGATTCGGAGTGA
- a CDS encoding creatininase family protein, with amino-acid sequence MYLADQSWPDLESYFESESLALVPLGSTEQHGPHLPEATDHLIAEGLAREAADRTGYLCTPTITVGVSPHHRQFPGTMWVDAPAFRDYVESFSRNLTYHGIDRIVYVNAHGGNVVHLREVGRRLHEEGIAYAIEWMWDESIPDLVREVFERNGPHAGPKETAMIQHLAPELVREEEFESAREGGVPDYPPETSTRFGARTFYDAADNSPNGAFGDPTDATAEKGERIFEAATEQLCRLCEWLADRPRDTLMPEPRVRTER; translated from the coding sequence ATGTACCTCGCCGACCAGAGCTGGCCCGACCTCGAGAGCTACTTCGAGTCGGAGTCGCTCGCGCTCGTCCCGCTCGGCTCGACCGAACAGCACGGCCCACACCTGCCCGAGGCGACCGACCACCTCATCGCGGAGGGACTGGCTCGGGAGGCGGCCGACCGGACCGGCTACCTCTGTACGCCGACGATCACCGTCGGCGTGAGCCCGCACCACCGCCAGTTCCCGGGGACGATGTGGGTCGACGCCCCCGCGTTTCGCGACTACGTCGAGAGCTTCTCGCGGAACCTCACCTACCACGGGATCGACCGGATCGTCTACGTCAACGCCCACGGCGGTAACGTCGTCCATCTACGCGAGGTCGGCCGCCGGCTCCACGAAGAGGGGATCGCCTACGCGATCGAGTGGATGTGGGACGAGTCGATCCCCGACCTCGTACGAGAGGTCTTCGAGCGGAACGGCCCGCACGCCGGGCCGAAGGAGACGGCGATGATCCAGCACCTCGCGCCGGAGCTGGTTCGCGAGGAGGAGTTCGAATCGGCCAGGGAGGGCGGCGTTCCCGATTATCCGCCGGAGACCTCCACCCGCTTCGGCGCACGCACCTTCTACGACGCGGCGGACAACTCCCCGAACGGGGCGTTCGGCGACCCGACCGACGCGACGGCGGAGAAGGGCGAGCGGATCTTCGAGGCGGCGACCGAGCAGCTCTGCCGGCTCTGTGAGTGGCTCGCGGACCGACCCCGCGACACGCTGATGCCGGAGCCACGCGTGCGGACGGAGCGATGA
- a CDS encoding CopG family ribbon-helix-helix protein, whose translation MRTSLNVPEDLLGEFDETWQAEGLDSRSRAIREAMAEYVESHTDLERVSGTVAAAVVFDYEHTHVIEALHDVQHEHQEVITATSHTHQGEWCLETVFCRGEADEIREFVHRVKDFDRVRRVTVMVLGIEN comes from the coding sequence ATGCGAACGAGCCTCAACGTCCCGGAGGACCTGCTCGGCGAGTTCGACGAGACGTGGCAGGCGGAGGGTCTCGACTCCCGTTCGCGGGCGATCCGCGAGGCGATGGCCGAGTACGTCGAGAGCCACACCGACCTCGAACGGGTGAGTGGAACGGTCGCCGCGGCCGTCGTCTTCGACTACGAACACACCCACGTGATCGAGGCACTCCACGACGTCCAACACGAACATCAGGAGGTGATTACAGCGACGAGTCACACCCACCAGGGCGAGTGGTGTCTCGAGACGGTCTTCTGTCGGGGCGAGGCCGACGAGATCAGGGAGTTCGTCCACCGGGTGAAGGACTTCGACCGGGTGCGGAGGGTGACCGTGATGGTGTTGGGTATCGAGAACTAG
- a CDS encoding primary-amine oxidase, which produces MATETTERADHPYDPLSASEIERTRKILEDEREIDDRTRYIEIVLDEPGKEAVGGHEESGTEVERNAFVILRDTDEKTTYEATVSLDEEGVTEWKERSGVQPAITLEEFDACEETVKANEEWREAAAKRGVEDFDLAIVDPWSAGYHLVPEDVDRDRRLAHAMSWVRTSEEDNGYARPMDGLHAWVDLDEMEVVKVLDRGQKVENVYEDLEDAPYREDERELRTDLKPYNVDQPEGPSWSVDGRKVEWQNWHLRVGWTQREGLVLYDVGYEDDGDVRQVLDRASLAEMAVPYGDRDPNHNWKNAWDVGEYNVGKLANSLAEGCDCLGYMHYFDAVMNDGSGEALVVPNAICLHEEDFGTLWKHTDWRTGTTEVRRNRRLVISFVSTVGNYDYQFNWYLYQDGSIQPQVRLTGIDSNGTVARGEDPGGFFEMLAPNLKGMVHQHFFSFRLDVAVDGRTNELYRRENRRVPKGPDTEIRWDGESRGHWTGENGVEGINPTGAAFYAEKEKLASEHEAQELIDSLKGRYWQVENPEKENSLGQPVGYRLMPGENVEAAAQPDSSIMERAGFIEYHLWATPYNEDERFPGGEYPNQSAGREGLPAWTEADRSLDGEDLVLWYTLGVNHVTRPEDWPILPVHIADFKLEPVNFFDENPAMDVPPEHAIKDIQARREEKYDDPESVVRSDDD; this is translated from the coding sequence ATGGCGACGGAGACCACCGAACGAGCCGACCACCCGTACGACCCGCTCTCGGCGTCGGAGATCGAGCGAACGCGGAAGATCCTCGAAGACGAACGCGAGATCGACGACCGCACTCGCTACATCGAGATCGTCCTCGACGAACCCGGAAAGGAGGCGGTCGGCGGGCACGAGGAGAGCGGGACCGAAGTCGAGCGGAACGCCTTCGTGATCCTGCGCGATACGGACGAGAAGACGACCTACGAGGCGACCGTCTCGCTCGATGAGGAGGGCGTAACCGAGTGGAAGGAGCGCTCTGGGGTACAGCCTGCGATCACGCTAGAGGAGTTCGACGCGTGCGAGGAGACGGTGAAGGCGAACGAGGAGTGGCGCGAAGCGGCGGCGAAGCGAGGCGTGGAGGACTTCGACCTCGCGATCGTCGACCCCTGGTCGGCCGGCTACCACCTCGTTCCCGAGGACGTCGACCGGGACCGGCGGCTCGCCCACGCGATGTCCTGGGTCCGAACGAGCGAGGAGGACAACGGCTACGCCCGACCGATGGACGGGCTCCACGCCTGGGTCGACCTCGACGAGATGGAGGTAGTGAAGGTGCTGGATCGGGGCCAGAAGGTCGAGAACGTCTACGAGGACCTTGAGGACGCCCCGTACCGGGAGGACGAACGCGAGCTCCGAACCGATCTGAAGCCGTACAACGTCGACCAGCCGGAGGGACCGAGCTGGAGCGTCGACGGCCGAAAGGTCGAGTGGCAGAACTGGCACCTCCGAGTGGGCTGGACCCAGCGCGAGGGGCTCGTGCTCTACGACGTCGGCTACGAGGATGACGGCGACGTACGACAGGTCCTCGACCGGGCGTCGCTCGCGGAGATGGCGGTGCCATACGGCGACCGCGATCCGAACCACAACTGGAAGAACGCCTGGGACGTCGGCGAGTACAACGTCGGGAAGCTCGCGAACTCGCTCGCCGAAGGCTGTGACTGTCTCGGCTACATGCACTACTTCGACGCGGTGATGAACGACGGCTCGGGCGAGGCGCTGGTCGTCCCGAACGCGATCTGTCTCCACGAGGAGGATTTCGGGACGCTCTGGAAACACACCGACTGGCGTACCGGAACGACGGAGGTCAGACGCAACCGCCGACTGGTGATCTCGTTCGTCTCCACCGTCGGGAACTACGACTACCAGTTCAACTGGTACCTCTACCAGGACGGCTCGATCCAGCCGCAGGTCCGGCTCACCGGCATCGACAGCAACGGGACGGTCGCACGTGGCGAGGATCCGGGCGGCTTCTTCGAGATGCTGGCACCCAACCTGAAGGGGATGGTCCACCAGCATTTCTTCAGTTTCCGCCTCGACGTGGCGGTCGACGGCCGGACGAACGAGCTGTACAGAAGAGAGAACCGCCGAGTGCCGAAGGGACCGGATACGGAGATCAGGTGGGACGGGGAGAGTAGAGGCCACTGGACCGGTGAGAACGGGGTGGAGGGGATCAACCCGACGGGTGCGGCCTTCTACGCCGAGAAGGAGAAACTCGCGAGCGAGCACGAGGCCCAGGAGCTGATCGACTCGTTGAAGGGCCGGTACTGGCAGGTGGAGAACCCCGAGAAGGAGAACTCGCTCGGCCAACCGGTCGGCTACCGGCTCATGCCGGGTGAGAACGTGGAGGCGGCCGCCCAGCCCGACTCCAGCATCATGGAGCGCGCGGGGTTCATCGAGTACCACCTCTGGGCGACCCCGTACAACGAGGACGAACGGTTCCCCGGTGGGGAGTATCCAAACCAGAGCGCAGGCAGGGAAGGGCTACCGGCGTGGACCGAGGCGGACCGCTCGCTCGACGGCGAGGACCTCGTGCTCTGGTACACCCTCGGGGTGAACCACGTCACCCGACCGGAGGACTGGCCGATCTTACCCGTACATATCGCGGACTTCAAACTCGAACCCGTGAACTTCTTCGACGAGAACCCGGCGATGGACGTCCCGCCCGAACACGCGATCAAGGACATACAGGCGCGGCGCGAGGAGAAGTACGACGATCCCGAGAGCGTAGTCCGGTCCGACGACGATTGA
- a CDS encoding GYD domain-containing protein, which translates to MPTYIHLTSYTGEGVQNIADSPDRLDDAKELADSLDGEFKDFYLTFGQYDIVAVTEFPDDETAAQFALGVASRGAVSTETLKAFPEDEFRDVIADLP; encoded by the coding sequence ATGCCAACGTACATCCACCTTACCAGTTACACGGGAGAGGGCGTCCAGAACATCGCGGATAGCCCCGATCGCCTCGACGACGCAAAGGAACTCGCCGATTCCCTGGATGGAGAGTTCAAGGATTTCTACCTCACGTTCGGACAGTACGACATCGTTGCCGTCACGGAATTTCCGGACGACGAGACGGCGGCGCAGTTCGCCCTCGGGGTCGCCAGTAGAGGGGCGGTCAGCACCGAGACGCTCAAAGCGTTCCCCGAGGATGAATTCCGCGACGTCATCGCTGACCTACCCTAA
- the uvrA gene encoding excinuclease ABC subunit UvrA, whose product MSRDFIEVRGAAEHNLKDLDVQIPREAFTVVTGLSGSGKSSLAFETVYAEGQRRYIESLSAYARNFLGQMDKPQVESVEGLSPAISIDQDGAANNPRSTVGTVTELHDYLRLLYARVGTQYDPITGEEVGEQSAQDMVRQILSLPEGTKAMIAAPVVRDQKGEFVDLFDELVSDGYSRVEVDGEQFDLTVDRPELDKNYDHTIDVIVDRVKISTEARSRIVDSVETALDRAEGVLKLIVPNPPADLDLGSNTRSTGSLGGEADDRLVLEFSEELGNPNSEFRFSEIETRSFSFNSPHGACPECDGIGETKEIDEELVVQDPSKPLRDVFEPWSYRRSYYRNRLDAVAAHFGVSVSTPWEELDEEVQRAFLYGTSEKVVFERSTRHGTRRKEKRFEGVIPNLERRYVETDSEGTRDHIEKYMAATTCPACDGTRLKEQSRHVLVAGTALTEVNRMSIGDALAHFEGLEAELTDRERTIAEEILKEIRARLGFMCEVGLDYLTLDRQASTLSGGESQRIRLATQIGSGLVGVLYVLDEPSIGLHQRDNDRLLNTLEELRDIGNTLLVVEHDTETMRRADEVIDMGPGPGKRGGEVVVQGEFDEICAHEGSITGDYLSGRRTIPVPEDRRESEASIAIRGARQHNLKDLDVEIPLGTFVAITGVSGSGKSTLMYEVLYKALAREMNDNTSVDPGAHDAIDGIENVETVRLIDQSPIGRTPRSNPATYTGVFDYIRELFAETKLSRQRGYERGRFSFNVKGGRCEECGGQGTVKIEMNFLSDVYVPCEACGGSRYNDGTLDVTYNGATIADVLDMSVEEALDFFEHDHRIKSRLQLLSDVGLDYMRLGQPSTTLSGGEAQRVKLAEELGKRQTGDTLYLLDEPTTGLHPEDERKLIDVLQRLVDNGNTVVVVEHELDLVKNADQVVDLGPEGGENGGEVIATGTPEELTEIEASHTGRYLRDLLPDVELEGPRSGERKAAKVAGDD is encoded by the coding sequence ATGAGTCGGGATTTTATTGAAGTACGAGGTGCTGCTGAACACAACCTCAAGGACCTCGACGTGCAGATCCCCCGCGAGGCGTTCACGGTCGTCACCGGGCTCTCCGGATCGGGCAAGTCCTCGCTCGCGTTCGAGACGGTCTACGCCGAGGGCCAGCGACGCTACATCGAGTCGCTCTCCGCGTACGCCCGGAACTTCCTCGGCCAGATGGACAAGCCCCAGGTCGAGTCGGTCGAGGGGCTCTCGCCAGCGATCTCGATCGACCAGGACGGCGCGGCGAACAACCCCCGGTCGACGGTCGGCACGGTCACCGAACTCCACGACTACCTCCGCCTGCTCTACGCCCGCGTCGGCACCCAGTACGATCCCATCACGGGAGAGGAGGTCGGCGAGCAGAGCGCCCAGGACATGGTCCGTCAGATCCTCTCGTTGCCCGAGGGAACGAAGGCGATGATCGCCGCGCCGGTCGTCCGCGACCAGAAGGGCGAGTTCGTCGATCTCTTCGACGAACTGGTCTCCGACGGCTACAGCCGGGTCGAAGTCGACGGCGAACAGTTCGACCTCACGGTGGATCGCCCCGAGCTGGACAAGAACTACGACCACACGATCGACGTGATCGTCGACAGAGTGAAGATCTCGACCGAGGCGCGATCGCGGATCGTCGACAGCGTCGAGACCGCACTCGATCGGGCCGAGGGCGTGTTGAAACTGATCGTTCCGAATCCACCGGCGGACCTCGATCTGGGTTCGAACACGCGCTCGACCGGATCGCTCGGTGGCGAGGCCGACGACCGTCTCGTCCTCGAGTTCTCCGAGGAGCTGGGCAACCCGAACAGCGAGTTCCGGTTCTCCGAGATCGAGACGCGTAGCTTCTCGTTCAACAGCCCGCACGGAGCGTGTCCCGAGTGTGACGGTATCGGCGAGACGAAGGAGATCGACGAGGAGCTCGTCGTACAGGACCCTTCCAAGCCGCTCCGCGACGTCTTCGAGCCGTGGAGCTACCGCCGGTCGTACTACAGAAACAGACTCGACGCGGTCGCAGCTCACTTCGGCGTGAGCGTATCTACACCGTGGGAGGAACTCGACGAGGAGGTCCAGCGGGCCTTTCTCTACGGCACGAGCGAGAAGGTCGTCTTCGAGCGCAGCACCCGTCACGGCACCCGGCGGAAGGAGAAGCGCTTCGAGGGCGTGATCCCGAACCTGGAGCGCCGGTACGTCGAGACCGACTCCGAGGGCACCCGCGACCACATCGAGAAGTACATGGCGGCGACGACCTGTCCGGCCTGTGACGGCACCCGGCTGAAAGAGCAGTCGCGCCACGTGCTCGTCGCAGGGACCGCACTCACCGAGGTCAACCGGATGTCGATCGGCGACGCGCTGGCGCACTTCGAGGGCCTCGAGGCCGAACTGACCGACCGCGAGCGGACGATCGCCGAGGAGATCCTCAAAGAGATCCGTGCCCGCCTGGGCTTCATGTGCGAGGTCGGTCTCGACTACCTCACGCTCGACCGACAGGCGTCGACGCTCTCCGGCGGCGAGAGCCAGCGCATACGGTTGGCGACCCAGATCGGATCGGGGCTCGTCGGCGTGCTCTACGTGCTCGACGAACCGTCGATCGGCCTCCACCAGCGCGACAACGACCGGCTGCTGAACACGCTCGAAGAACTCAGAGATATCGGCAACACGCTGCTCGTCGTCGAACACGACACGGAGACGATGCGCCGGGCGGACGAGGTGATCGACATGGGGCCAGGGCCAGGAAAGCGCGGCGGCGAGGTCGTCGTTCAGGGCGAGTTCGACGAGATCTGTGCCCACGAGGGGTCGATCACCGGCGACTACCTCTCGGGACGACGGACGATCCCGGTCCCCGAGGACCGACGCGAGAGCGAGGCGAGCATCGCGATCCGGGGGGCGCGCCAGCACAACCTGAAGGATCTCGACGTCGAGATTCCTCTGGGAACCTTCGTCGCGATCACGGGCGTCTCGGGGTCGGGCAAGTCGACGCTGATGTACGAGGTGCTCTACAAGGCGCTCGCCCGGGAGATGAACGACAACACCTCGGTCGATCCGGGCGCACACGACGCGATCGACGGGATCGAGAACGTCGAGACGGTGCGGCTGATCGACCAGAGTCCGATCGGGCGGACCCCCCGCTCGAACCCGGCGACCTACACGGGCGTCTTCGATTACATCCGAGAGCTGTTCGCGGAGACGAAGCTCTCGCGCCAGCGCGGCTACGAGCGCGGTCGGTTCTCGTTCAACGTGAAAGGCGGACGCTGTGAGGAGTGTGGCGGACAGGGCACGGTCAAGATCGAGATGAACTTCCTCTCGGACGTCTACGTGCCGTGTGAGGCCTGTGGCGGCTCCCGGTACAACGACGGGACGCTCGACGTCACGTACAACGGCGCGACGATCGCCGACGTACTCGACATGAGCGTCGAGGAGGCGCTCGACTTCTTCGAGCACGACCACCGGATAAAGAGTCGACTCCAGCTACTCTCGGACGTGGGCCTCGACTACATGCGCCTGGGCCAGCCGTCGACGACCCTTTCGGGAGGGGAAGCCCAGCGCGTGAAACTCGCGGAGGAACTCGGAAAGCGCCAGACCGGAGACACGCTCTACTTACTCGACGAGCCGACGACCGGGCTCCACCCCGAGGACGAGCGGAAACTGATCGACGTCCTCCAGCGGCTGGTCGACAACGGCAACACCGTCGTCGTCGTCGAGCACGAGCTGGATCTGGTGAAGAACGCCGATCAGGTCGTCGATCTGGGTCCCGAAGGCGGCGAGAACGGCGGCGAGGTGATCGCGACCGGCACCCCCGAGGAGCTCACGGAGATCGAGGCCTCGCACACGGGCCGGTACCTCAGGGATCTGCTCCCGGACGTGGAGTTAGAGGGGCCGCGGTCGGGCGAGCGAAAGGCGGCGAAGGTCGCGGGCGACGACTGA
- a CDS encoding MFS transporter, whose translation MAPDGRRRMLAVASAALFLSVLVWFNYSAVLPFVVDEWELSGTEAGIVFGAFQAGYLLAIVPAGMLADRYSPRWVIAVGATVTGIGSLAFAAGATGFLDGTLLRFLSGIGMAGVYVPGMRFVADWYAESGRGTAMGVYIGTFSLSSGLSFLVASGIASAVGWRSAIAVTSVGALAVAPLVLGLGRDAPGATRRDRVGLDLAVLRNRSYLAAVGVYSWHNWELFGVRNWLVAFLLVTPAVAATASPALVAGTLAGVMILLGGFGNLAGGTLSDRIGRTPVIAVALLASGLVSATLALLSWLPLPALVALVFVYGVALTADSAPTSTTVTEVVADERMGTALSIQSFVGFSTTVVSPVAFGWALDSGGYALAFPTLAFGAFAALVCVALLRRTVDSG comes from the coding sequence ATGGCTCCCGACGGACGACGCCGGATGCTCGCGGTCGCGAGCGCCGCGCTCTTTCTCTCCGTGCTGGTCTGGTTCAACTACAGCGCGGTGCTGCCGTTCGTCGTCGACGAGTGGGAGCTCTCGGGTACCGAGGCGGGGATCGTCTTCGGGGCGTTCCAGGCGGGCTACCTCCTCGCCATCGTCCCCGCCGGCATGCTCGCGGACAGGTACTCCCCACGGTGGGTGATCGCGGTCGGCGCGACGGTGACCGGGATCGGGAGCCTCGCGTTCGCCGCCGGTGCGACCGGGTTCCTCGACGGAACGCTGCTTCGATTCCTCTCCGGGATCGGGATGGCGGGCGTCTACGTCCCCGGGATGCGCTTCGTCGCCGACTGGTACGCCGAGTCCGGCCGTGGGACGGCGATGGGGGTCTACATCGGGACGTTCTCGCTGAGCAGTGGGCTCTCGTTCCTCGTCGCCTCGGGAATCGCGAGCGCGGTCGGCTGGCGGAGCGCCATCGCCGTGACGAGCGTCGGCGCGCTCGCGGTCGCACCGCTCGTCCTCGGCCTCGGCCGGGACGCCCCGGGAGCGACCCGTCGCGACCGGGTGGGTCTCGACCTCGCGGTCCTGCGAAACCGGTCGTACCTCGCGGCCGTCGGGGTCTACTCCTGGCACAACTGGGAACTCTTCGGCGTGCGCAACTGGCTCGTCGCGTTCCTGCTCGTGACGCCCGCGGTCGCCGCGACCGCATCGCCCGCGCTCGTGGCTGGGACGCTCGCGGGCGTCATGATCCTCCTCGGCGGCTTCGGAAATCTCGCGGGCGGAACGCTCTCCGACCGGATCGGCCGGACGCCGGTGATCGCCGTCGCACTGCTCGCGAGCGGGCTGGTGAGCGCCACGCTCGCTCTGCTCTCGTGGCTCCCGCTCCCGGCGCTCGTGGCGCTCGTCTTCGTCTACGGGGTAGCGCTCACCGCCGACAGCGCGCCGACCTCGACGACCGTGACCGAAGTCGTCGCGGACGAGCGGATGGGGACCGCGCTCTCGATCCAGTCGTTCGTCGGGTTCAGTACCACGGTCGTCTCGCCGGTCGCTTTCGGCTGGGCGCTCGATTCTGGGGGGTACGCCCTCGCGTTCCCGACCCTCGCGTTCGGAGCGTTCGCCGCACTCGTCTGCGTCGCGCTCCTCCGCCGGACGGTCGATTCGGGATAG
- a CDS encoding WD40/YVTN/BNR-like repeat-containing protein: MPRIYAALRDGLVVATGEGDEWRTATELTDRRIECVAVSPERPNRILVGTFDAGLYRSEDGGDSFERVGEAVIDSERVTSATVSPHDPDELWVGTEPSAVYRSSDGGDTWEQREGITDLPSEPEWYFPPRPDTHHVRWIEVDPRERERLYVGIEAGALLVTDDAGESWSERPPGSRRDNHSLATHPELPDRVWSAAGDGYAESHDGGETWDRPQEGLDHRYCWSVVPVPDDPETTLLSSASGANAAHRVGESYLYRRRDGEPWERLDDRGIPTGEGTYRAVLATAGAGVYAATNHGIHQSEDGGDSWDRLPLDSREAFEDRAVRGLAVVEG; encoded by the coding sequence ATGCCCCGGATCTACGCCGCCCTTCGGGACGGCCTCGTCGTCGCTACGGGCGAGGGGGACGAGTGGCGAACGGCGACCGAACTGACCGACAGACGGATCGAGTGCGTCGCGGTCTCGCCCGAGCGACCGAACCGGATCCTCGTCGGGACGTTCGACGCCGGGCTCTATCGGAGCGAGGACGGTGGTGACTCCTTCGAACGCGTCGGCGAGGCCGTCATCGACTCCGAGCGGGTGACGAGCGCGACGGTGAGCCCGCACGACCCCGACGAGCTCTGGGTCGGGACCGAACCGAGTGCAGTCTATCGATCCAGCGACGGTGGTGACACCTGGGAGCAGAGGGAGGGGATCACCGACCTCCCCTCCGAGCCGGAGTGGTACTTCCCGCCCCGGCCCGACACCCACCACGTCCGGTGGATCGAGGTCGATCCGAGGGAGCGAGAACGGCTCTACGTGGGGATCGAGGCTGGGGCGCTGCTCGTCACCGACGACGCGGGCGAGAGCTGGAGCGAGCGCCCGCCCGGATCGAGACGGGACAACCACTCGCTGGCGACCCATCCCGAACTACCCGATAGGGTCTGGTCGGCCGCGGGCGACGGCTACGCCGAGAGCCACGACGGCGGCGAGACGTGGGACCGGCCACAGGAGGGGCTCGACCACCGCTACTGCTGGAGTGTGGTACCGGTGCCCGACGATCCGGAGACGACGTTGCTCTCCTCGGCGAGCGGCGCGAACGCCGCCCACCGGGTCGGCGAGAGCTACCTGTACAGGAGACGGGACGGCGAGCCGTGGGAGCGTCTCGACGACCGTGGGATACCGACGGGCGAGGGCACGTATCGAGCCGTGCTCGCGACCGCCGGAGCGGGCGTCTACGCCGCGACGAACCACGGGATCCACCAAAGCGAAGACGGCGGCGACTCGTGGGATCGACTCCCGCTCGATTCGCGAGAGGCGTTCGAGGACCGCGCGGTTCGCGGGCTGGCGGTCGTCGAGGGGTGA
- a CDS encoding VOC family protein produces MTSDETRTPIERASIDHVELFVPDREEAAAWYEATLGLTPAPELEAWAADGPLMLSGDDGATLLAVFEGEPTGDREPTGYRRVAFRVDRETFRSFVDSLPALPVSDADGEPIRHEDVVDHDLSHSIYFTDPYGNPFEVTTYEVDRLEG; encoded by the coding sequence GTGACGAGCGACGAGACACGAACCCCGATCGAGCGTGCGAGTATCGACCACGTCGAGCTGTTCGTCCCCGACCGGGAGGAGGCGGCCGCCTGGTACGAGGCGACCCTCGGGCTCACGCCGGCCCCCGAACTCGAAGCGTGGGCGGCGGACGGACCGCTGATGCTCTCCGGCGACGACGGAGCCACCCTGCTCGCGGTGTTCGAGGGGGAGCCGACCGGCGATCGCGAGCCGACGGGCTACCGACGGGTCGCGTTTCGCGTCGACCGGGAGACGTTCCGGTCGTTCGTCGACTCGCTCCCGGCGCTTCCGGTTTCGGACGCCGACGGCGAGCCGATCCGGCACGAGGACGTCGTCGACCACGACCTCTCGCACTCGATCTACTTCACCGATCCGTACGGCAATCCGTTCGAGGTGACGACGTACGAGGTCGACCGACTCGAGGGGTAG